A part of Xenopus tropicalis strain Nigerian chromosome 4, UCB_Xtro_10.0, whole genome shotgun sequence genomic DNA contains:
- the LOC100496897 gene encoding olfactory receptor 5I1 produces MKVCALRLNSSQANVQEFILSSISSIYEVQLLLSISFLVIYIITLASNAVIISIIQLDAHLQTPMYYFLTNLAFLDICYSSVTVPKLLDLQLTGRKTISFYGCIAQMYFFHVLGSSEMFLLVAMSYDRYVAICNPLRYSVIMRRAVVMTLKVCSWAGGFIHSTFHTAFLLRLSFSQYNKVDNFFCDATPLIKLSCSDTTMDEIMLLATPGILGPICFILTLVSYSYIVRSILKINSAQGRYRTFSSCASHLTVVTVFYGTGIFVYVQPMAVYWSANQFITVFYSIITPMLNPLIYTLRNKEIKKALGKILFKQSPMHANIHLLH; encoded by the coding sequence ATGAAAGTTTGTGCTCTCCGTCTGAATTCCAGCCAAGCCAATGTACAGGAATTTATTCTCTCCAGCATATCCTCCATCTATGAAGTCCAACTGCTGCTCTCTATATCATTTTTGGTTATTTATATAATTACCTTAGCTAGCAATGCTGTCATTATTTCAATTATACAGCTGGATGCCCACCTCCAGACCCCCATGTATTATTTCCTGACCAATTTAGCATTTCTGGACATTTGCTACTCCTCTGTCACTGTTCCTAAATTGCTGGACCTTCAGCTGACTGGCAGAAAGACCATTTCTTTCTATGGCTGTATAGCGCAAATGTATTTCTTCCATGTATTAGGGAGTTCGGAAATGTTTCTCCTTGTTGCGATGTCCTATGATCGCTATGTAGCCATATGCAACCCCTTGCGTTATAGTGTTATTATGAGAAGAGCCGTGGTTATGACGCTGAAAGTGTGTTCATGGGCTGGCGGTTTTATTCACTCCACGTTCCACACAGCTTTCTTATTAAGGCTTTCCTTCAGCCAGTACAATAAAGTGGATAATTTCTTCTGTGATGCTACACCCCTTATTAAACTATCGTGTTCTGACACAACCATGGATGAAATTATGCTTCTTGCGACGCCTGGAATTCTGGGTCCTATTTGTTTCATACTAACTCTCGTATCTTACAGTTATATTGTCAGGAGCATTCTGAAAATCAATTCGGCCCAAGGAAGGTACAGGACATTTTCTTCATGTGCATCTCACTTAACTGTGGTTACAGTCTTTTATGGGACTGGTATTTTTGTGTATGTCCAACCCATGGCAGTTTATTGGTCAGCCAATCAGTTCATAACAGTGTTCTATTCTATCATCACCCCAATGCTGAATCCTTTGATATATACACTGAGAAATAAGGAAATAAAGAAAGCACTTGGAAAAATACTGTTTAAGCAAAGTCCAATGCatgcaaatatacatttattacattaa